From a single Nostoc sp. MS1 genomic region:
- a CDS encoding phage tail protein — MAGEFLTACKFYFEADGITDKFIKEVGGLGVESTPAQDIHGSSKGGKIQRQATPTVVKFTNITLKLIATVDKDLYDWYQKCNEDMGDPRQWSQNRKTGSVVAYDQQGNEQARWNIINCYPCKYTGPTLTASGGDMANETIELVHEGVKRVK, encoded by the coding sequence TTTGAAGCTGACGGAATCACTGATAAATTTATTAAAGAAGTAGGTGGTCTTGGAGTTGAAAGCACTCCAGCACAAGATATTCATGGATCGTCAAAAGGTGGCAAGATACAACGTCAAGCAACGCCTACAGTGGTAAAATTTACTAATATTACACTGAAGTTGATTGCTACTGTCGATAAAGATTTATATGATTGGTATCAAAAATGTAACGAAGACATGGGCGACCCCAGACAGTGGTCGCAAAACCGGAAGACAGGTTCAGTAGTTGCTTATGACCAACAAGGGAATGAGCAGGCACGGTGGAATATTATCAACTGTTACCCATGTAAATATACTGGCCCTACCTTAACTGCATCTGGTGGAGATATGGCCAATGAAACCATCGAATTGGTTCACGAAGGCGTTAAGCGTGTCAAATGA
- a CDS encoding phage tail protein produces MPKTAGQVPEILTAHRFYLGLTLDGQQDKVDGFFLECQGFKRTQDAIEITEVTANKWGKSDKGQVVRTKIPGNIKSGNLTLKRGMTNSLTIWKWFEAVQEGKWAEQRKNASLSVYDQAGVEQARFELAGAWPASYKIADVNARSGDIEIEEIEVAFEEFKRVK; encoded by the coding sequence GTGCCGAAAACAGCAGGTCAAGTTCCAGAAATTCTTACAGCCCATCGGTTCTACTTAGGTTTGACACTAGACGGTCAACAAGATAAGGTAGATGGTTTCTTTTTAGAGTGTCAAGGCTTTAAAAGAACTCAAGATGCTATTGAAATTACTGAAGTCACTGCCAATAAATGGGGTAAATCAGACAAAGGTCAAGTCGTCAGAACCAAAATTCCCGGAAATATTAAGAGTGGTAATCTTACTCTCAAGAGAGGTATGACCAACTCTTTAACTATCTGGAAATGGTTTGAAGCCGTTCAAGAAGGCAAATGGGCTGAACAACGCAAAAATGCCTCTTTGAGTGTATATGACCAAGCAGGCGTAGAACAAGCAAGATTTGAATTAGCTGGTGCTTGGCCGGCTAGTTATAAAATTGCCGATGTCAATGCTCGCAGTGGCGACATAGAAATCGAAGAAATTGAAGTTGCTTTTGAGGAATTTAAGAGAGTCAAATAG